The Sporomusa termitida genome has a window encoding:
- the rpsP gene encoding 30S ribosomal protein S16, whose amino-acid sequence MAVKIRLKRMGAKKRPFYRIVVADSRSPRDGRFIENLGHYDSTTEPGVIKIDEDKALEWLQKGAQPTDTVKNLLSKAGVLKKWDEVKRTKKEA is encoded by the coding sequence ATGGCAGTTAAAATCCGTTTAAAACGCATGGGCGCTAAGAAACGTCCTTTCTATCGCATAGTAGTGGCTGATTCCCGTTCGCCGCGGGACGGACGCTTTATTGAGAATCTGGGACATTACGACTCTACAACCGAACCGGGTGTAATCAAGATTGATGAAGACAAAGCCCTGGAATGGTTGCAAAAAGGTGCTCAACCTACTGATACTGTGAAAAACCTGCTCAGCAAAGCAGGTGTCCTGAAAAAATGGGATGAAGTAAAACGTACTAAGAAAGAAGCGTAG
- a CDS encoding KH domain-containing protein: MKELVEVIAKALVKNPEQVNVNETTDNSGTVYELHVAPEDMGKIIGKQGRIAKAIRTVVKAAATRENKRVMVEIL, from the coding sequence ATGAAGGAACTAGTCGAAGTTATCGCCAAAGCATTAGTGAAAAACCCGGAACAAGTCAATGTGAATGAGACAACCGATAATTCGGGTACAGTCTATGAACTGCATGTGGCCCCGGAAGATATGGGGAAAATAATTGGCAAACAAGGCCGTATCGCCAAAGCCATTCGCACTGTAGTTAAAGCTGCCGCCACCCGGGAAAACAAACGAGTAATGGTGGAAATATTATAA